Proteins found in one Salinimonas lutimaris genomic segment:
- the tatB gene encoding Sec-independent protein translocase protein TatB: protein MFDIGFWELLVIGVLALLVLGPERLPGAIRSTISTVRSVRNAATGFKQEVEHQLRVHELHENLKKAEQQGLKDISPDLKKSVDELKDAAKSVQEPYKKDE from the coding sequence ATGTTTGATATCGGCTTTTGGGAACTGTTGGTTATCGGCGTACTGGCGCTGCTGGTGCTGGGCCCGGAGCGTTTGCCCGGAGCTATTCGCTCTACCATCAGCACGGTACGCAGCGTGCGTAACGCGGCCACCGGATTCAAACAGGAAGTCGAACACCAGTTACGGGTTCATGAGCTTCACGAAAATCTGAAAAAAGCCGAGCAACAGGGGCTTAAAGACATCTCTCCTGACTTAAAAAAAAGTGTGGATGAATTAAAAGACGCTGCCAAGTCTGTGCAGGAACCCTATAAGAAAGACGAATGA
- a CDS encoding sensor domain-containing diguanylate cyclase — MQFSQNPQRRYDGWMLLTCLIIAGLLIFFYQALAPFKHSAQPVTQIDYYIDQPGQLTAEHAFASSGINWQPAQMPVSMGMHPDTYWFRFTLDASVLDSERPLLNISYPLLDDVRVFIYRQGSAQRLAHYHGGDLNAFADRAIKVPALVFALPQQNQPVEVLLKVTTSGAIKLPVQVWTENDYIAFTATDNLLMGLFLGLLLAMGLSNLFLFVTTGSLTFFMYAGYVFSLAMTIGTMHGLGYAYIWPEWVWLQSKAVTIFANSTIMFAMLFANRLLRVWTHSVKASRLLKGLAAVFAISMGLSFILPYALLIKVFLILLSATVMLALSISVWIALRGDAIARYYSFAWFILLVSAFAASLDNLGLITAPISSNYMLMLGAGVETTLLALILAISYSNNREQMQVVQAQALEQESAMLKARAELFDVQQKHQEELEYEVQERTLELEIALRELSEANKELENLNTIDPLTGLRNRRHFDKRLLAESRRSRREQTPLSLAVLDVDHFKKINDTHGHSVGDACLVHIARILQSTIKRPADDICRFGGEEFVILLPNTEPEGAQQVIETIRQNICSHEVEIDTLRLNMTISAGIATRVIEHESQADALFNAADALLYEAKHAGRNQIKAQMITG, encoded by the coding sequence GTGCAATTTTCTCAAAATCCACAACGGCGATACGATGGCTGGATGCTGTTAACCTGTCTGATCATCGCCGGTTTGCTGATATTTTTTTACCAGGCACTGGCCCCGTTTAAACACAGTGCCCAGCCGGTGACCCAGATCGATTATTACATCGACCAGCCCGGCCAGCTCACCGCCGAACATGCATTTGCCAGTAGCGGGATTAACTGGCAGCCGGCACAGATGCCGGTCAGTATGGGGATGCACCCTGACACCTACTGGTTTCGCTTTACTTTAGATGCCAGTGTGCTGGATAGCGAGCGACCGCTGCTGAATATCAGTTACCCGCTGTTAGATGATGTACGGGTATTTATTTATCGTCAGGGGTCAGCACAGCGTCTGGCCCATTATCATGGCGGCGATCTTAATGCGTTTGCCGACAGAGCCATTAAAGTCCCGGCGCTGGTCTTTGCGCTGCCGCAGCAAAATCAGCCGGTTGAAGTGCTACTTAAGGTGACCACCAGCGGCGCTATCAAATTACCCGTTCAGGTCTGGACAGAAAACGACTACATCGCGTTTACCGCTACCGATAATCTACTGATGGGCTTGTTTCTGGGATTGTTGCTGGCAATGGGGCTCAGTAATCTGTTTTTGTTTGTTACCACCGGCAGCCTGACCTTTTTTATGTACGCCGGGTATGTCTTTTCACTGGCCATGACCATTGGCACCATGCACGGGTTAGGGTATGCGTATATCTGGCCAGAATGGGTCTGGTTACAAAGCAAAGCGGTAACCATTTTTGCCAATTCCACCATTATGTTTGCCATGCTGTTTGCCAACCGGTTACTCCGGGTCTGGACTCACAGTGTTAAAGCATCGCGGCTGCTCAAAGGGCTGGCAGCGGTGTTTGCAATAAGCATGGGCTTGAGCTTCATTTTGCCCTATGCCTTGCTTATCAAGGTATTTCTGATCTTACTGAGCGCCACCGTGATGCTGGCTTTATCCATCAGTGTCTGGATAGCCCTGCGTGGTGATGCCATTGCCAGGTATTACTCCTTTGCCTGGTTTATCCTGCTGGTCAGTGCCTTTGCCGCCTCACTGGATAATCTGGGGCTGATAACCGCACCGATTTCATCAAACTATATGCTGATGCTCGGGGCTGGTGTAGAAACCACTTTACTGGCACTGATTCTGGCTATCAGCTACAGCAACAACCGGGAACAGATGCAGGTAGTGCAGGCTCAGGCGCTGGAGCAGGAAAGTGCCATGTTAAAAGCACGGGCAGAATTGTTTGATGTGCAGCAAAAGCATCAGGAGGAGCTGGAATATGAAGTACAGGAGCGGACACTGGAGCTGGAAATAGCATTGCGTGAGCTGTCTGAGGCTAACAAAGAACTGGAAAACCTGAACACCATCGACCCGCTCACAGGGCTGCGAAATCGCCGGCATTTTGATAAACGACTGCTGGCCGAAAGCCGTCGTAGCCGCCGGGAACAAACCCCCTTATCGCTGGCGGTGCTGGATGTGGACCACTTCAAAAAAATTAACGACACCCACGGGCACAGTGTCGGCGATGCCTGTCTTGTACATATTGCCCGTATCTTACAGTCGACCATCAAACGACCGGCTGACGATATTTGCCGCTTTGGTGGTGAGGAGTTTGTGATTCTGCTGCCCAATACCGAGCCGGAAGGCGCTCAGCAGGTAATTGAGACCATTCGTCAGAACATCTGTTCCCATGAGGTTGAGATAGACACCCTGCGGCTCAATATGACTATTAGCGCCGGTATAGCGACCCGGGTGATTGAACATGAGTCGCAGGCCGATGCGCTGTTTAACGCCGCTGATGCTTTGCTGTATGAGGCAAAACATGCCGGCCGAAACCAGATAAAAGCTCAAATGATAACAGGATAA
- a CDS encoding Ppx/GppA phosphatase family protein, translated as MQPEIQHDSLVHSEHYAAVDLGSNSFHMVVVHVVNGNVQIIGKVKQKVRLAAGLNENMELDDISMERGWQCLQTFAERLQDIPASNIRVVATATLRLATNAQAFIKKAETILRHKLDVISGEEEARQIYLGVAYTSANQGNSLVIDIGGASTEIIIGNDMQPIHLKSLDMGCVTFMERYFRGGQLTAANFAEAKRQANLLLDEVADAFLCFDWHNCLGASGTPQAITEILVAQNISDAIRLDYLHQLQQQCIECGSVDKLDIEGLEENRKAIFASGLAILICLFERLSIKEMNISGGALREGLIYGMLDNLQENDRRAQTLNQVMARYHIEKSHADAVRGLALNLCHQLCAQAAICHLDTEAVLGAAATLHEIGLHIEYKKHHQHGAYILSHIDLPGYTRLQREAIRDLVLSHRLKVNTAVFDNYHDDIKPMLNALLRILRIATVLCLRRQNKHIPTVELIVDEDNWTIKLPDGWLSSHPLINAELANESWLQHQAGWHLTCQ; from the coding sequence ATGCAGCCAGAAATCCAGCACGATTCCCTGGTTCACAGCGAGCACTACGCCGCTGTGGACTTAGGGTCAAATAGTTTTCATATGGTCGTTGTACACGTGGTAAACGGCAATGTTCAGATCATTGGAAAGGTCAAACAGAAAGTCCGTCTGGCCGCCGGTTTAAATGAAAACATGGAGCTGGACGACATCAGTATGGAGCGTGGCTGGCAATGCCTGCAAACCTTCGCCGAACGTTTGCAGGATATTCCGGCCTCCAACATTCGTGTTGTCGCCACCGCCACCCTTCGCCTGGCTACCAACGCCCAGGCCTTCATCAAAAAAGCCGAGACTATTTTGCGGCATAAACTGGATGTGATTAGCGGCGAAGAAGAAGCCCGCCAGATTTATCTGGGGGTGGCCTATACCTCTGCCAATCAGGGTAACTCACTGGTTATCGATATTGGTGGCGCCAGCACTGAAATCATTATTGGTAACGATATGCAACCTATCCACCTGAAAAGTCTGGATATGGGCTGTGTGACCTTTATGGAGCGCTACTTCAGGGGTGGTCAGCTGACCGCGGCGAATTTTGCCGAGGCTAAGCGTCAGGCTAATTTGTTGCTGGATGAAGTGGCAGACGCCTTTTTATGTTTTGACTGGCACAATTGCCTGGGGGCATCGGGTACGCCGCAGGCGATTACCGAAATTCTGGTTGCCCAGAATATCAGTGATGCCATCCGGCTGGATTACCTACACCAACTGCAGCAGCAATGCATTGAATGTGGCAGCGTAGATAAGCTGGACATTGAAGGGCTGGAAGAAAACCGCAAGGCTATTTTTGCCAGTGGTCTGGCGATACTGATTTGCTTATTTGAACGCTTGTCTATCAAGGAGATGAATATCTCTGGCGGCGCTCTGCGCGAAGGGCTGATTTACGGCATGTTAGATAATCTGCAGGAAAATGATCGCCGGGCGCAGACCCTGAATCAGGTCATGGCCCGCTATCACATTGAAAAGTCGCATGCTGATGCCGTGCGCGGACTGGCGCTGAACCTGTGTCATCAGCTGTGCGCGCAGGCGGCGATTTGTCACTTAGATACCGAAGCCGTGCTGGGCGCCGCAGCGACCTTGCATGAAATTGGCCTGCATATCGAATATAAAAAGCATCATCAGCACGGTGCCTATATTTTGTCGCACATTGATTTGCCCGGTTATACCCGTCTTCAGCGCGAGGCCATCCGGGATCTGGTGCTCTCGCACCGGTTAAAAGTCAATACTGCGGTATTTGATAACTACCATGATGATATTAAGCCCATGCTTAACGCCTTGCTGCGTATTCTGCGCATTGCCACGGTCTTGTGCCTGCGTCGTCAGAATAAGCATATTCCGACCGTAGAGCTGATAGTGGATGAGGACAACTGGACGATTAAGCTGCCGGATGGATGGCTGAGCAGCCACCCGCTCATCAATGCCGAACTGGCCAATGAAAGCTGGCTACAGCATCAGGCCGGCTGGCATTTGACCTGCCAGTAA
- a CDS encoding acetolactate synthase 3 large subunit yields MKMMSGAAMVVEALKDVGVEHVFGYPGGAVLDIYDALFAQDDVKHVLVRHEQAAAHMADGYARSTGKTGTVLVTSGPGATNTITGIATAYMDSIPMVVLSGQVPSMHIGEDAFQETDMVGCSRPIVKHSFLVKRAVDIPEAIAKAYYIANSGRPGPVVVDLPKDLVNVADSHPYHFPTDVTMRSYSPTEKGHPRQVKKAVKSLAKAKRPVLYVGGGAIAAGASNRVIELAEKLAAPVTCTLMGLGAFPGTHDQFVGMLGMHGTLEANKTMHNADCILALGARFDDRVTNNVEKFCPHAEIIHVDIDPASISKTVNAHIPVVGSVDHVVEQILDQLKDVQAATQRDKLGEWWEQINQWRTRQCLNYEQSEEVIKPQKVIEALYKHTHGDAYVSSDVGQHQMFAALYYPFKKPRQWINSGGLGTMGFGLPAAMGVQFAHPDAVSVVVTGDGSIQMNIQELSTALQYNLPVKIISLNNRALGMVRQWQDMIYKGRHSHSYMDSMPDFVKLAEAYGHVGIRVDKLEDLDAAMEKCFSYTDRLVFMDIAVDQNEHVYPMQIKFGAMDDMRLSKTERT; encoded by the coding sequence GTGAAGATGATGTCGGGCGCCGCCATGGTGGTGGAAGCGCTAAAAGATGTAGGAGTAGAACATGTGTTCGGTTACCCAGGTGGTGCCGTACTTGACATTTACGATGCGTTATTTGCGCAGGATGATGTCAAACATGTCCTCGTACGTCACGAACAGGCGGCCGCGCATATGGCCGACGGTTACGCCCGCTCAACAGGAAAAACTGGCACAGTTCTGGTGACTTCTGGTCCGGGTGCAACCAATACCATTACCGGTATTGCGACGGCATATATGGACTCTATTCCGATGGTGGTTCTGTCGGGTCAGGTGCCGTCCATGCACATTGGTGAAGATGCGTTTCAGGAAACCGATATGGTGGGCTGTTCCCGGCCTATCGTAAAACACAGTTTTCTGGTCAAGCGCGCAGTGGATATTCCTGAAGCCATTGCTAAGGCCTATTACATTGCCAACAGTGGTCGTCCGGGCCCGGTGGTCGTGGATTTACCCAAAGATCTGGTGAATGTGGCTGACTCGCATCCGTATCATTTTCCGACGGATGTGACGATGCGCTCTTACAGTCCGACTGAGAAAGGCCATCCCAGACAGGTGAAAAAAGCGGTTAAATCCCTGGCCAAAGCAAAGCGTCCGGTACTTTATGTAGGTGGTGGTGCAATTGCCGCCGGCGCCTCAAACCGCGTGATTGAGCTGGCTGAAAAGCTGGCTGCCCCGGTCACCTGTACCCTGATGGGCTTAGGCGCTTTTCCTGGTACGCATGATCAGTTTGTTGGCATGCTGGGTATGCACGGTACGTTGGAAGCCAACAAAACCATGCATAATGCTGACTGCATTTTAGCGCTGGGTGCGCGGTTCGACGACCGGGTAACTAACAACGTGGAAAAATTCTGTCCGCATGCCGAAATCATTCATGTGGATATCGACCCGGCGTCGATTTCTAAAACCGTGAATGCACATATTCCGGTGGTAGGGTCGGTTGACCACGTTGTAGAACAGATTCTGGATCAGCTAAAAGACGTGCAGGCCGCTACGCAGCGCGATAAGTTGGGCGAATGGTGGGAGCAAATCAATCAGTGGCGTACCCGTCAGTGCCTGAACTATGAGCAGTCTGAAGAGGTAATCAAGCCACAAAAAGTGATTGAAGCGCTGTACAAACACACCCATGGTGATGCCTATGTCAGCTCTGATGTTGGCCAGCACCAGATGTTTGCGGCCCTGTATTACCCGTTCAAAAAGCCCCGTCAGTGGATTAACTCCGGTGGTCTTGGCACCATGGGCTTTGGTCTGCCTGCGGCGATGGGCGTACAGTTTGCTCACCCTGATGCGGTATCGGTAGTAGTTACCGGGGATGGTAGTATTCAGATGAATATTCAGGAGTTATCGACCGCCCTGCAGTACAATCTGCCGGTCAAAATTATCTCGCTGAATAACCGGGCACTGGGCATGGTACGCCAGTGGCAGGATATGATTTACAAAGGTCGTCATTCTCATTCCTATATGGACTCGATGCCGGATTTTGTAAAATTGGCAGAAGCCTACGGTCACGTAGGCATCCGGGTCGACAAACTGGAAGACCTGGACGCGGCGATGGAGAAGTGTTTCAGCTACACCGATCGTCTGGTATTCATGGATATAGCGGTGGATCAGAATGAGCACGTATATCCCATGCAGATTAAATTTGGTGCCATGGATGACATGCGCCTGAGTAAAACGGAGCGTACCTGA
- the ilvN gene encoding acetolactate synthase small subunit, with the protein MKRIISVLMENAPGALSRIVGVFSQRGYNVDSLCVAPTDDASLSRLTITTHGDDKVIEQITKQVNKLIDVLKVIDLTDGAHVERELMLVKVATRTESMRAEVKRNADIFRARILDVTASNYTIELTGTSDKLDAFSSTMNQCAEIIESSRTGVCGLSRGERALRP; encoded by the coding sequence ATGAAAAGAATTATCTCAGTACTAATGGAAAACGCCCCTGGAGCGCTGTCACGTATTGTTGGGGTGTTTTCCCAGCGTGGCTACAATGTGGACTCATTATGTGTGGCGCCTACCGATGATGCCAGCCTGTCACGCCTGACTATCACGACTCACGGTGATGATAAGGTTATTGAGCAGATTACCAAGCAGGTGAATAAGCTGATTGACGTGCTCAAAGTCATTGATTTAACCGACGGCGCGCATGTTGAGCGTGAACTGATGCTGGTTAAGGTGGCTACTCGTACTGAATCGATGCGGGCCGAGGTTAAGCGTAATGCGGATATTTTCCGGGCCCGGATTCTGGATGTGACCGCCAGTAACTATACCATTGAGCTGACCGGCACCTCGGACAAACTGGATGCTTTTTCCAGTACCATGAACCAGTGTGCTGAAATTATTGAGTCTTCACGGACCGGCGTATGCGGCTTATCCCGCGGTGAGCGGGCACTGAGACCTTAA
- the tatA gene encoding Sec-independent protein translocase subunit TatA, with translation MGGISIWQLLIVLVIVVLLFGTKRLKGIGSDLGGAIKGFKKAVSEEEKKDADFEKNQQMENKSESESAQTDTQNNVKEKS, from the coding sequence ATGGGCGGTATTAGTATCTGGCAGTTACTGATTGTACTTGTCATTGTGGTGTTATTATTTGGCACAAAGCGACTAAAAGGCATAGGCAGTGACCTAGGTGGCGCCATCAAAGGCTTTAAGAAAGCAGTATCGGAAGAAGAAAAAAAAGATGCTGATTTCGAAAAAAATCAGCAAATGGAAAATAAAAGCGAGTCTGAGTCTGCGCAAACCGATACGCAGAACAACGTAAAAGAAAAATCCTGA
- the hemB gene encoding porphobilinogen synthase — MTHSSFPARRMRRIRAHDALRGLVAEHQLSARDLIYPIFILPGQNQQEPVPSMPGVVRRSVDLWLSEIEQLLALGIYVFAPFPVTPLELKTDCASEAYNPDGLIQQAVREIKARFPQVIIMTDVALDPFTSHGQDGLINKSGYVLNDESVDVLTRQALSHADAGADMVAPSDMMDGRIGAIRQALEKAGHVNTCIMAYSAKYASSYYGPFRDAVGSAGNIKGGNKKTYQMDPANSDEAIHEIALDIDEGADMVMVKPGMPYLDIVRRCKTELKVPTFAYQVSGEYAMHQAAFANGWLNRDAVILESLLAFKRAGADGILTYFAPDAARLLKDG, encoded by the coding sequence ATGACCCATTCTTCTTTTCCGGCGCGCCGCATGCGCCGTATCCGAGCCCATGATGCCCTGCGTGGACTGGTGGCCGAACATCAGCTTTCAGCCCGCGACCTGATTTACCCGATTTTTATTCTGCCGGGACAAAACCAGCAGGAACCGGTGCCTTCTATGCCCGGCGTTGTCCGCCGCTCGGTGGATTTATGGCTGTCTGAAATCGAGCAGTTACTGGCTCTGGGCATCTATGTATTTGCCCCGTTTCCGGTGACGCCGCTGGAGCTGAAGACTGATTGCGCCAGCGAGGCCTACAATCCTGATGGCCTGATTCAGCAGGCGGTACGTGAGATTAAAGCGCGCTTTCCGCAGGTCATAATTATGACCGATGTGGCGCTGGACCCGTTTACCTCCCACGGACAGGACGGTCTGATTAATAAATCCGGCTATGTTCTGAATGATGAAAGTGTGGATGTGCTGACCCGTCAGGCGCTGTCACATGCGGATGCGGGCGCCGATATGGTGGCCCCGTCAGATATGATGGACGGTCGGATTGGGGCGATTCGCCAGGCGCTGGAAAAAGCCGGCCATGTAAATACCTGCATCATGGCGTATTCTGCCAAGTATGCATCATCTTATTACGGGCCGTTCCGGGACGCGGTTGGCTCAGCCGGCAATATCAAAGGCGGGAATAAAAAAACCTATCAGATGGACCCGGCTAACAGTGATGAAGCGATACACGAGATTGCACTGGATATTGACGAGGGCGCCGACATGGTGATGGTGAAGCCTGGAATGCCGTATCTGGACATCGTGCGCCGTTGTAAAACCGAATTAAAGGTGCCTACTTTTGCCTATCAGGTTAGCGGCGAGTACGCTATGCATCAGGCAGCATTTGCCAATGGCTGGTTAAATCGTGATGCGGTGATTCTGGAGTCGCTGCTGGCCTTTAAACGAGCGGGCGCAGATGGCATCCTGACCTATTTTGCTCCCGATGCAGCACGCTTGCTCAAAGACGGGTAA
- a CDS encoding DUF4442 domain-containing protein: MASANPLRQYAKKVNQYPDWLAKRLLTAMFRFKVKLTRTVSLEILETDLKSVTFRQKNYKKVQNHIGSVHAAGMALLAESATGFIVGTNLPGDKLPLIKSMKLNYVKRASGDMTAVAWLTDEQIQLMQDQDKGEVTVPVKVTDAQNIEPVLCEMIWAWVPKKRS, from the coding sequence ATGGCAAGTGCAAACCCTCTTCGGCAATACGCAAAAAAGGTTAATCAGTACCCTGACTGGTTGGCTAAGCGTCTGCTTACCGCAATGTTTCGTTTCAAGGTCAAACTGACCCGTACAGTGAGCCTGGAAATTCTGGAAACTGATTTAAAATCTGTGACGTTCCGGCAAAAAAACTACAAAAAAGTGCAAAATCATATTGGCAGCGTGCATGCGGCAGGGATGGCCCTACTGGCTGAGTCGGCAACCGGCTTTATTGTGGGTACCAATCTACCCGGCGATAAACTGCCATTAATCAAATCCATGAAACTAAACTACGTCAAGCGTGCCAGTGGCGACATGACGGCGGTGGCCTGGCTCACTGATGAACAGATTCAGCTAATGCAAGATCAGGACAAAGGTGAGGTTACAGTACCGGTCAAGGTGACCGATGCTCAGAATATTGAGCCTGTACTGTGTGAAATGATTTGGGCCTGGGTGCCCAAAAAGCGCAGTTAA
- the tatC gene encoding twin-arginine translocase subunit TatC — protein sequence MTDANNLISHLIELRNRILRALLSVLVVFLCLVYFAEDLYHYLARPLMDVLPENASMIATDVASPFFAPFKLTLVLSFFIAIPYVLYQVWAFVAPGLYQNEKKLVVPLLISSTLLFYAGMAFAYFVVFPLAFAFFTNVAPSGVTVSTDISSYLDFVLKLFFAFGVSFEIPIAIILLCWTGVTDAKTLRAKRPFVIVGAFVIGMLLTPPDVISQTLLAVPMWILFEIGVIVGGIYAGKGVREDDEQENSISDTHNPS from the coding sequence ATGACCGACGCTAACAACCTGATTTCGCATCTTATTGAGCTGCGAAACCGAATCTTACGTGCTTTACTCAGCGTGCTGGTGGTATTTCTCTGCCTGGTGTATTTTGCTGAAGATCTTTACCATTATCTGGCCCGTCCGCTGATGGATGTGCTGCCCGAAAATGCCTCAATGATTGCAACGGATGTGGCTTCACCTTTTTTCGCCCCGTTTAAACTGACTCTCGTATTGTCATTTTTTATTGCCATTCCCTATGTGCTGTATCAGGTATGGGCGTTCGTGGCACCGGGCTTATATCAAAATGAGAAAAAGCTGGTGGTGCCGCTGCTTATCTCCAGTACCTTACTGTTTTATGCCGGTATGGCTTTTGCCTACTTTGTGGTCTTTCCGCTGGCCTTTGCATTCTTTACCAATGTGGCGCCTAGTGGCGTTACAGTCAGCACCGATATCTCCAGCTATCTGGACTTTGTCCTTAAACTGTTTTTTGCCTTTGGCGTGTCGTTTGAGATTCCCATTGCCATTATTCTGTTGTGCTGGACCGGGGTGACCGATGCCAAAACACTGCGCGCCAAACGCCCGTTTGTTATCGTCGGGGCATTTGTCATTGGCATGTTGCTTACCCCGCCGGATGTGATTTCGCAGACTCTGCTGGCAGTGCCCATGTGGATCCTGTTTGAAATTGGGGTCATTGTGGGCGGTATTTATGCTGGCAAGGGGGTTCGCGAGGACGATGAACAGGAAAACAGTATTTCAGATACGCACAATCCATCATGA
- a CDS encoding TatD family hydrolase, whose product MQWFDAGANLLDGRFDIPLVLDNALQAGVTRICLITTAPDEWEAARELYQQYPDQLCYTLGVHPHNARLASDDDLTRLAHLAGEPGVVAIGECGLDFNRNFSEPAVQIQVFNAQLAIAKRLNMPVYLHERDAFQQQLTCLNQCPPVGGIAHCFTGTQQQMQAYLEFDLYIGITGWVCDPKRGEALQQAVSQIPADRLILETDAPYLFPKNLRPRKRNNEPANIPAIAEKVAELTGRDLAQLSEQSYANTLALFRLLAEV is encoded by the coding sequence ATGCAGTGGTTTGATGCCGGCGCGAATCTGCTTGATGGGCGCTTTGATATTCCCCTGGTGCTGGACAACGCACTGCAGGCGGGCGTGACCCGGATTTGCCTTATTACCACCGCCCCTGATGAGTGGGAGGCCGCCCGGGAACTTTACCAACAGTATCCGGATCAGTTGTGCTACACGCTGGGGGTACATCCGCATAATGCCCGTCTGGCCAGCGATGATGACCTGACCCGGCTGGCTCATCTGGCCGGCGAGCCCGGCGTGGTCGCCATTGGCGAATGCGGGCTGGATTTTAACCGGAACTTTTCTGAGCCTGCGGTACAGATCCAGGTTTTTAATGCCCAGCTGGCCATTGCCAAACGTCTGAATATGCCGGTATATCTGCATGAGCGAGATGCATTTCAGCAGCAACTGACCTGTCTTAATCAGTGCCCGCCGGTGGGCGGTATTGCCCATTGCTTTACCGGGACTCAGCAGCAGATGCAGGCGTACCTGGAGTTTGACCTGTATATCGGCATCACCGGCTGGGTGTGCGATCCCAAACGGGGAGAAGCGTTACAGCAGGCTGTTAGCCAGATACCCGCGGATCGGCTGATTCTGGAAACCGATGCGCCCTATCTTTTTCCGAAAAACCTGCGCCCGAGAAAACGCAATAACGAACCGGCGAATATTCCGGCCATTGCCGAAAAAGTGGCGGAGCTGACCGGGCGTGATTTGGCGCAGCTCAGTGAACAAAGCTATGCTAATACGCTCGCGCTGTTCAGGTTGTTAGCCGAGGTATAG
- the maoP gene encoding DUF413 domain-containing protein, protein MALLTRESLSKRPFVDKRHYPYGFSRSGDFSISESKLLTSHGSLIAALVDGELTPETAEERGYIDVALGLREPHSATEKAWLKYQNRINRPKTASIYGSAKVAASDDDDEETDSVDDTGLEIEVDDE, encoded by the coding sequence ATGGCTTTGTTAACGCGAGAATCTCTTTCAAAACGTCCTTTTGTGGACAAACGTCATTATCCGTACGGATTTTCACGCTCCGGTGATTTTTCGATTTCAGAAAGCAAACTGTTAACCAGTCATGGTAGTTTGATCGCTGCGCTGGTTGACGGCGAACTGACGCCCGAAACAGCAGAAGAGCGCGGATATATTGATGTAGCGCTGGGACTGCGTGAACCACATTCGGCCACCGAGAAAGCCTGGCTAAAATACCAAAACCGGATTAACCGGCCCAAAACAGCCAGTATTTATGGTTCAGCAAAAGTGGCCGCCAGCGACGATGACGATGAAGAAACAGACTCGGTTGACGACACCGGCCTGGAAATAGAAGTCGACGATGAATAG